One genomic window of Vibrio rhizosphaerae includes the following:
- a CDS encoding outer membrane lipoprotein has protein sequence MRLLILILFVFPLIANAAYERNVARPVNQVVFGQIDSVRYLSQTEVVHAQANGWETFIGAVAGGIIGHQFGGGHGQSLATIVGSIAGGGIAHHHATRAYQREDKAVELLIKVEGERYIDVIQEVDPNMIFTKDDQVRILYFDDGVRVDKVY, from the coding sequence ATGCGATTGTTAATACTGATCTTATTTGTTTTTCCTCTGATTGCAAATGCTGCTTATGAAAGAAATGTAGCGCGTCCTGTGAATCAAGTTGTTTTTGGTCAGATCGACTCTGTCCGTTATTTGTCCCAAACCGAAGTGGTTCATGCTCAAGCCAACGGTTGGGAAACCTTCATCGGTGCAGTGGCCGGCGGTATTATTGGCCATCAATTCGGTGGTGGTCATGGTCAGTCGTTGGCGACGATTGTTGGCTCGATTGCCGGTGGCGGAATTGCTCATCATCATGCGACGCGCGCTTATCAAAGAGAGGATAAGGCGGTTGAGTTGTTGATCAAAGTTGAAGGCGAGCGTTATATCGACGTGATACAAGAAGTTGATCCCAATATGATTTTCACTAAAGATGATCAAGTACGTATTCTTTATTTCGATGATGGTGTTCGTGTCGATAAAGTTTATTAA
- the aat gene encoding leucyl/phenylalanyl-tRNA--protein transferase: MTIYLPELAMDEYSFPPLNQALDEPNGLLAFGGDLHPDRLLAAYRSGIFPWYSPGEPILWWSPSPRAIILPKTFKPAKSLRKFQRKANYAISMNRCTDKIIELCAETRAPSETWLTPEMKIAYQRLSKLGHCHSIEVWQDSAIIGGLYGIQVGRLFCGESMFSLKTNASKIGLWGFCQHFSRHGGQLIDCQMMNPHLASLGAEALERDPFIKTLSKLKYKEIDPNCYSPQWISLDLSSD, translated from the coding sequence ATGACAATCTATCTCCCAGAACTAGCCATGGATGAATATTCATTCCCACCGCTGAATCAAGCACTGGACGAACCAAACGGATTACTTGCCTTTGGCGGGGATCTCCATCCGGATCGGCTACTTGCGGCTTACCGTTCTGGTATCTTCCCTTGGTATAGTCCCGGAGAGCCGATTCTGTGGTGGAGCCCTTCACCAAGAGCGATTATATTACCTAAGACATTTAAACCCGCTAAAAGTCTCCGTAAATTTCAGAGAAAAGCGAACTATGCCATCAGTATGAATCGATGTACTGATAAAATTATCGAATTATGTGCCGAAACACGAGCGCCCTCAGAGACTTGGCTGACGCCTGAAATGAAAATAGCCTATCAACGGCTATCCAAACTAGGACATTGCCACTCAATCGAAGTCTGGCAGGATTCAGCTATAATTGGTGGACTATATGGCATTCAAGTCGGGCGACTCTTTTGTGGCGAATCCATGTTCAGCTTAAAAACCAATGCTTCTAAAATTGGACTATGGGGATTCTGTCAGCATTTTTCCCGACACGGCGGGCAGTTGATCGATTGTCAGATGATGAATCCTCATCTGGCATCTTTAGGCGCTGAAGCTCTTGAACGTGACCCATTTATAAAAACATTATCCAAACTTAAATATAAAGAGATAGATCCCAACTGTTATTCGCCACAGTGGATATCATTGGACTTATCCTCAGACTAA